The sequence GGCCGACAATGTTGACGTTCTTGCTTTGCAGGCGCTCAAGCAGGCTGTCATCCACGACCGGAGCATAGGTCTGGAAGGGCGTGCCGTTTTCGACATAGCTGCCGACGACGCGGTTGCCGGTGACGGTAACGTCACGAACGCGGCCGGAATCAACTTCCCGGAGGAACTGCGAATACGGTATTTCCCTGGAGCCTGTTTGTGCCGGCGCGTTCTGGAACATGCTGAACAGGGCAATCAACAGCAAGGCTATGATTGCCCACAGAGCGAAATTACGAAAATTAGGGTTCATCGAACTCCCCAGCACTGAAACTCCCGCCGTCAAGCGGCGGTATTACTTGATCCCTAACATAGGGTTGCGCCAAGCCCTTGCCAAGGCAAACCGCATCGCCGCATGTTTTTTCCGTCTATAGGGCCGAAATCGGCAGCCTCCTATAGGCTTCACGCCCGAAAGCGACCGAGAGGCTATTGGCAAATGTGAGATCAAATCGTGTCAAAAAGCGGTCGAAGGGCGCGAGACGGGGTAGAAGCGCGACGCTCGCCGCCTTGTCCCCTCCTTCCGGCACGATCGACGGCATCGCCGCCTGAGCGCGTTTCACCACGCCTCCCGGCAGATTTGCCGGAAAAATCGTCGTATTTCCCACTCCCGGAGCGCTGACGCGGACTGCGGTCGGGCCGAAATTCTCTATTTCAAAGCGGCCATCCCAATTGACTTTTTCACCAGGCAGGACCGAAACCGGAGCGATATTGCGGCTCTCCCGCATAAGATAGAGCGCATCGCGACGAAGGTCGAAGATCACCCCTCCCGCCGTGCGCCGACCGAGGTTCGCCCCGTTCACAAATTCGAGAACACGCTCCATTTGCGCACGCCCCGGCGGATAGGAACTGCCACCGAAGATGGCGGCAAGATAAGACAGGGCATAGGCAACGACCGCTGCATCAGCGGAAAGACCGGGCCGCGCAACGGCGCAGAGCGCACCCGCGTGGATTGCGACATGCTCGTCCAGCCACACTGCAGCCCGCTCGGAAAGCGCGGCGCGATCGGCGCCACCATCAGCCGGCATTTCGGCCACCGGCTCTCTTGCAAGCTCCATACGGGTGCGTACGCGCTCGTATCGCGCATCCTCGTTGCTGGGGTCGTCGAGCCAGGACACATCGCGCGTCTCGAGATAGGTCCTGATTTCAGCCCGCCGGCAGGCGAGAAACGGCCTGACAACCCAGATACGCCGATCGAACAGAACCGCATCGGCGATGCCTGTGCCATAACCGCCCTGCCCCCGCCGCGCGCCGCGCATGGCAATCGTCTCGCGCTGATCGTCCCACGTATGAGCGGTTACGATCGCATCGGCCGAAATCTCGGAGGCGAGCTCCGCAAGCAGCGCATAACGCGCTTCACGTGCTGCGGCCATGATGCCGGTTCCGGGCTTTTCCCCCTCCCAGCGACGGATAAAATGCGAAATACCGCGCGAGGCGCAGAATGCAGCGACTTCTCGCGCTTCGCCCGCTGATGCGGCACGCAAGCCATGGTCGATCGTTGCTGCGGTAAGGGTAATATCGTCGTGAGGATGGGATTTCAGCCGCTCGGCAAGGGCAATCAGAAGCCCGGTGGAATCGCTGCCGCCCGAAACGGCGACGAGAATATGAGCAGGCTTCGAGAGAGAATGCAGAAATTCGCTGGTTGCGGCTTCAGGCGTAATGGCTGTGGCATCGCCGGTCACAGCGTCAATGGACATGGCGGTCAGCAGGCAAGCCGCTTCTGTTCGCTGGCAACCTTGCCGGTCACAGCCTTGGAGGCCTTCGGATAACGCTTGGTGACCTCGCGAAGCGTGGCGCAGGCGGTATCCTTGTTGTCGAGAGCGGCCAGGGACATGCCGAGCTTCAGGAGCATTTCCGGCGCCTTTTCCGAAGTGCTATATTTCTGATGAGCATTCAGGAAAGTCTTGGCAGCATCATTGTACTTGCCCTGCGAATAAAGCGCTTCGCCGAGCCAGAAATTCGCATCGGCCGCCCGCGAGCTGCTGGGATAGCTGTCGAGATATTGGCGGAATTCCTGTTCGGCGACGCTATAGTCGCCGGACAGGACGTGGCCGTAGGCAGCCTTGTATTGATCGTTCTCGCTGCCGAGCGATGCCGTCTGCGAGCCGGAACCTGCACTTGGCGGCGCACCCGAACCGTTGTTGGCCCCTGTAATCGAGGAGCCGATCTGGTCGCCGCCCTGGTCGAACTGGATAGAGCCAAGCTCGCCCGGCGGCTTGCCAGCGCCGGCGCCGCGTGCACCGGTGGTGTTTCCATTCTGCGAGTTGCTGATAACGCCGGCAATATCGTCCTGCTTGACGCCGCCTTGCGCAGGCGCGTCGGCCTCGCTCTTCTTCATCGTGCCGCCCGATGCGGGCGCGCTGCTACCGCCGCCGCGCTTTTCCAGCTGCTGGAAGCGGAATTCGTTGTCCTCCTGCGCCTTGCGGATCTGCTCCTGCATCTGGAGAAGCTGGTAGCTCATCTCCTCGACGCGGCCGTTCAGCTGGCGCATCTGGTCTTCGAGCTGCTGAAGGCGCATTTCCGCATCGCTGTTTTGAACGTTGATGACAGGTGCCTGGCCGTATTGCGCTTGTCTTTGATCTGCGTTGCCGGGAGCCGCCTGCGCGGAGGCATCGCGGCCTCCGAGATGCATTCCAAACAACGACAAGGCAGAAGCATCGCGCTCGCTACCCACGATGGCAGCGAGACAAAGCATGCTCGCCACGACAAGTTTTCTCATATGGATCGTCCTGTCCTATTGATTCTTCGGGCCGGAGGGCTCGAACAGGAGATTTTTACAATTGCTCTCAAAAAGCAACGGAGTTCGGCCAAAGTGTGGTCAAAAAAGTAAAGGCGGCACGAGGCCGCCTTTTGCATTCCGATTGGTCTTTGACGATCAGGAGCCGGCGCCGTTGAGCACGGTGACGGCGCGGCGGTTCTGCGACCAGCAGGACTCGTTGTCGCAGGTAGCGACCGGGCGCTCCTTGCCATACGAAATCGTCTTCATACGGTTCGCCGGGACACCACGCGAAGCGAGATAGCTTTTCGCGGCGGCAGCGCGGCGCGCGCCGAGAGCAAGGTTGTACTCGCGGGTGCCGGTCTCGTCGGCATGACCTTCGACCGTGATGGAATAGTTCGGATAACGGGCGAGCCACTGAGCCTGACGATCGAGCGTCTGTGCTGCTTCGGAGCTGATGGAGGAGCTGTCGACAACGAAGAAGATACGGTCGCCGACATTGACCGTGAAGTCCTGCGGCGAGCCCGGAGTGGCATTGCCGGCACCGTTCAGGCCAAGACCGTTGGCATCGTTCGGCAGACCCTTCTTGGAAGCGCAGCCGGCCAGAGAAAGGCCAACGAAAAGCGCGATCATGATCGGGTTGCGGGCGAGGTTCTGCATATGGCCAACGGCCTGGGTTGCGGTGCGGCTCATGGCCGGTCTCTCCTTAAGTCTCTATCAGGGTTGCCAGACTGTAACCGGGTTCGGTTAATCGGATTCCAACAAGTATGGTTAATGATGTCCTAAAATTGTCGCCAAATGGTCCACTCACAGGACTTTGCGGCGATAACGTGGCGGCCCTTCCCGCTACTCGAGCAGCGGCGACCATGCCGGGTCGGAAGCGAAGCCAGGGGTCGGGATCTTCTGCTCGTTATAACCGGTCAGATCGATCGAATAAATTTGCGGTCCGCTCGCACCCGACGGCGCGCGGAAGAACATGATGACGCGGCCGTTCGGCGCCCAGGTCGGTCCTTCGCTGTAGGAGCCGGAGGTGAGGATTCGCTCGCCGGAACCGTCCGGCTTCATGACGCCGATGGAAAAGTTGCCGCCGGCCCGTTTGGTGAAGGCGATCAGATCGCCGCGCGGCGACCAGACCGGCGTGGAGTAGGAGCCATTACCGAAGGAGATGCGGCGCTGGTTGGAGCCGTCGGCATTCATGACATAGATTTGCGGCTGCCCACCGCGGTCGCTTTCGAATGCAACCTGCGTGCCATCGGGCGAATAGGATGGCGAGGTATCGATCGCGGCCGTAGACGTCAGACGGGTCGTGGTACGCGAACGCAGATCCATCGTGTAGATATTGGCGTTGCCTTCCTGCTGAAGACTCATGATGACGCGCTGCCCGTCCGGCGAGAAGCGCGGCGAGAAGGTCATGCCCGGAAAATTGCCCACCAGTTCGCGCTGGCCCGTCTGCAGCTGCAGCAGATAGACGCGCGGCTGCTGGTTGGCGAAGGACATGTAGGTCACTTCCTGGCGATTAGGCGAGAAGCGCGGCGTCAATACCAGGTCGCTGCCGTCGGTCAGCATGCGCGCGTTAGCGCCGTCCTGGTCCATGATACCGAGCTGTGTCTTGCGGGCCGTCTTCGGGCCGCTTTCGGCGACGAAAACGACGCGGGTATCGAAATAGCCCTTTTCGCCGGTAATCTTCTGATAGATCGCATCAGCGATGATGTGCGCGACACGGCGCCAGTTATCCGGCTGGGCAAAGAACTGCTGACCGATCATCTGGCTGTTGCCGAACGTATCCCAGAGGCGGAATTCGGCACGAAGGCGGCCGCCTTCCTGCGTCACGCGGCCAGTCACCAGAGCCTGCGCATTGATCGAGGTCCAGTCCTGGAAGCGCGGGGTCGAATCCGGATTGGTAATCTTCTCGATGAAAGCCTGCTTGTTGATCGGAGCGAACAATCCCGAGCGCTGCAGATCGGCGGCGATGACGCTCGAGATCTGCGGGCCGAGCGTATCATTCGACAGAAGGTCGGTGATAGCGATCGGCATGGGCTGGACGTTGCCCTTGTTGATATTGAGCTCGACCACGGCATAGGC comes from Rhizobium tropici CIAT 899 and encodes:
- the tilS gene encoding tRNA lysidine(34) synthetase TilS — translated: MSIDAVTGDATAITPEAATSEFLHSLSKPAHILVAVSGGSDSTGLLIALAERLKSHPHDDITLTAATIDHGLRAASAGEAREVAAFCASRGISHFIRRWEGEKPGTGIMAAAREARYALLAELASEISADAIVTAHTWDDQRETIAMRGARRGQGGYGTGIADAVLFDRRIWVVRPFLACRRAEIRTYLETRDVSWLDDPSNEDARYERVRTRMELAREPVAEMPADGGADRAALSERAAVWLDEHVAIHAGALCAVARPGLSADAAVVAYALSYLAAIFGGSSYPPGRAQMERVLEFVNGANLGRRTAGGVIFDLRRDALYLMRESRNIAPVSVLPGEKVNWDGRFEIENFGPTAVRVSAPGVGNTTIFPANLPGGVVKRAQAAMPSIVPEGGDKAASVALLPRLAPFDRFLTRFDLTFANSLSVAFGREAYRRLPISAL
- the ybgF gene encoding tol-pal system protein YbgF; the encoded protein is MRKLVVASMLCLAAIVGSERDASALSLFGMHLGGRDASAQAAPGNADQRQAQYGQAPVINVQNSDAEMRLQQLEDQMRQLNGRVEEMSYQLLQMQEQIRKAQEDNEFRFQQLEKRGGGSSAPASGGTMKKSEADAPAQGGVKQDDIAGVISNSQNGNTTGARGAGAGKPPGELGSIQFDQGGDQIGSSITGANNGSGAPPSAGSGSQTASLGSENDQYKAAYGHVLSGDYSVAEQEFRQYLDSYPSSSRAADANFWLGEALYSQGKYNDAAKTFLNAHQKYSTSEKAPEMLLKLGMSLAALDNKDTACATLREVTKRYPKASKAVTGKVASEQKRLAC
- the pal gene encoding peptidoglycan-associated lipoprotein Pal produces the protein MSRTATQAVGHMQNLARNPIMIALFVGLSLAGCASKKGLPNDANGLGLNGAGNATPGSPQDFTVNVGDRIFFVVDSSSISSEAAQTLDRQAQWLARYPNYSITVEGHADETGTREYNLALGARRAAAAKSYLASRGVPANRMKTISYGKERPVATCDNESCWSQNRRAVTVLNGAGS
- the tolB gene encoding Tol-Pal system beta propeller repeat protein TolB, giving the protein MLKGLAHMIRKSFVRLLVVLAGLMAVASTPAYAVVELNINKGNVQPMPIAITDLLSNDTLGPQISSVIAADLQRSGLFAPINKQAFIEKITNPDSTPRFQDWTSINAQALVTGRVTQEGGRLRAEFRLWDTFGNSQMIGQQFFAQPDNWRRVAHIIADAIYQKITGEKGYFDTRVVFVAESGPKTARKTQLGIMDQDGANARMLTDGSDLVLTPRFSPNRQEVTYMSFANQQPRVYLLQLQTGQRELVGNFPGMTFSPRFSPDGQRVIMSLQQEGNANIYTMDLRSRTTTRLTSTAAIDTSPSYSPDGTQVAFESDRGGQPQIYVMNADGSNQRRISFGNGSYSTPVWSPRGDLIAFTKRAGGNFSIGVMKPDGSGERILTSGSYSEGPTWAPNGRVIMFFRAPSGASGPQIYSIDLTGYNEQKIPTPGFASDPAWSPLLE